One Sagittula stellata E-37 genomic window carries:
- the sufC gene encoding Fe-S cluster assembly ATPase SufC, with protein MLEIKNLHVKLEEEDKQILKGVDLTVEAGKVHAIMGPNGSGKSTLSYVLSGRDGYEITEGTATLEGEDLLEMEVEERAAAGLFLAFQYPVEIPGVGNMTFLRTAVNAQRKARGQEEMSSAEFLKVIREKAKSLKIDAEMLKRPVNVGFSGGEKKRNEILQMAMLEPKMCILDETDSGLDVDAMKLVADGVNALRDAGRGFLVITHYQRLLDHIKPDVVHIMSNGRIIKTGGPDLALEVEHNGYADLIAEEA; from the coding sequence ATGTTGGAAATCAAGAACCTGCACGTGAAACTTGAGGAAGAGGACAAGCAGATCCTCAAAGGCGTCGACCTGACCGTCGAGGCCGGCAAGGTGCACGCGATCATGGGGCCGAACGGCTCTGGCAAATCGACGCTGTCTTACGTCCTGTCGGGCCGCGATGGCTATGAGATCACCGAAGGGACCGCGACGCTCGAAGGCGAGGACCTGCTTGAGATGGAAGTCGAGGAGCGCGCCGCCGCCGGTCTGTTCCTGGCGTTCCAGTACCCCGTCGAGATCCCCGGCGTCGGCAACATGACCTTCCTGCGCACCGCGGTGAACGCACAGCGCAAGGCGCGCGGGCAGGAGGAAATGTCCTCTGCCGAGTTCCTGAAGGTTATCCGTGAGAAGGCCAAGAGCCTGAAGATCGATGCCGAGATGCTGAAGCGTCCGGTGAATGTCGGCTTTTCGGGCGGCGAGAAGAAGCGCAACGAGATCCTCCAGATGGCGATGCTCGAACCGAAGATGTGCATCCTCGACGAGACCGACTCGGGCCTCGACGTGGACGCGATGAAACTGGTGGCCGATGGTGTGAACGCGCTGCGCGATGCGGGCCGCGGTTTCCTCGTGATCACACACTACCAGCGGCTTCTGGACCACATCAAGCCGGACGTGGTGCACATCATGTCGAACGGCCGCATCATCAAGACCGGTGGTCCCGATCTGGCGCTGGAAGTCGAGCACAACGGTTACGCGGACCTGATCGCGGAGGAGGCGTAA
- the lpdA gene encoding dihydrolipoyl dehydrogenase, giving the protein MSAKYDMVVIGAGPGGYVAAIRGAQLGLRTAIVEREHLGGICLNWGCIPTKALLRSAEVFHLMHRAPEFGLKADGIGFDLDAVVKRSRGVAKQLNSGVGHLLKKNKVDVVMGAAQIEAPGKVRVGDTLLEAGNIVVATGARARELPGLEADGDRVWTYKHALQPKRMPKKLLVIGSGAIGIEFASFFNTLGAEVTVVEVMDRILPVEDAEIAAFARKQFQKQGMTILEGASVKSLDRGPNGVVAHVDKGGEKSKISVDTVISAVGIIGNVEDLGLEALGVRVERSHVLTDPYCRTGIEGVYAIGDVAGAPWLAHKASHEGVMVAELIAGGQPHAVDPGSIAGCTYCHPQIASVGLTEAKAKEQGFDVKVGRFPFIGNGKAIALGEVEGMVKTVFDAKTGALLGAHMVGAEVTELIQGYVVGRQLETTEEDLMQTVFPHPTLSEMMHESVLDAWGRAIHF; this is encoded by the coding sequence ATGAGCGCAAAGTACGACATGGTGGTGATCGGGGCCGGACCCGGAGGGTACGTGGCCGCGATCAGGGGCGCCCAGCTTGGCCTGCGCACCGCGATTGTGGAACGGGAGCATCTGGGCGGCATCTGTCTGAACTGGGGGTGCATTCCCACCAAGGCGCTCTTGCGGTCCGCCGAGGTGTTTCACCTCATGCACCGCGCGCCGGAATTCGGCCTGAAGGCAGACGGCATAGGCTTTGATCTCGACGCGGTCGTCAAACGTTCGCGCGGAGTGGCCAAGCAACTGAACTCCGGCGTCGGGCATCTTCTGAAGAAGAACAAGGTCGATGTCGTCATGGGGGCTGCGCAGATCGAAGCCCCGGGCAAGGTTCGTGTCGGCGACACGTTGCTGGAGGCCGGGAATATCGTCGTGGCGACTGGTGCTCGGGCGCGGGAGCTTCCGGGACTGGAGGCCGACGGTGACCGGGTCTGGACCTATAAACACGCGCTGCAACCGAAGCGGATGCCGAAGAAACTACTGGTGATCGGCTCCGGCGCCATCGGGATCGAGTTTGCGAGCTTCTTCAACACGCTAGGCGCAGAGGTCACGGTGGTCGAGGTGATGGACCGCATCCTGCCCGTCGAAGACGCGGAGATCGCCGCCTTTGCCAGGAAGCAGTTCCAGAAACAGGGCATGACGATTCTCGAAGGCGCGTCGGTCAAGTCGCTGGATCGCGGTCCGAACGGCGTTGTCGCCCATGTGGATAAAGGTGGGGAAAAGTCAAAAATATCAGTCGATACAGTGATTTCGGCTGTGGGCATTATCGGAAATGTCGAAGATTTGGGGTTGGAAGCGCTCGGTGTTCGGGTGGAGCGGTCGCACGTCTTGACCGATCCGTACTGCCGCACCGGAATCGAGGGTGTTTATGCCATCGGCGACGTGGCCGGTGCGCCGTGGCTCGCGCACAAGGCCTCGCACGAGGGAGTCATGGTGGCCGAGCTGATCGCGGGCGGTCAGCCTCATGCGGTCGATCCGGGCAGCATCGCGGGCTGCACCTATTGCCACCCGCAGATCGCCTCTGTCGGACTGACAGAGGCGAAGGCGAAGGAACAGGGCTTTGACGTGAAGGTGGGCAGGTTCCCCTTCATTGGCAATGGCAAGGCCATCGCGCTCGGCGAGGTGGAGGGCATGGTGAAGACCGTGTTCGACGCAAAAACGGGGGCCTTGCTGGGCGCGCATATGGTGGGCGCCGAGGTCACCGAACTTATCCAGGGCTACGTCGTTGGCCGGCAATTGGAGACCACGGAAGAGGATCTGATGCAGACCGTCTTCCCGCACCCGACGCTCAGTGAGATGATGCACGAATCCGTTCTGGACGCCTGGGGTCGCGCCATACACTTCTGA
- a CDS encoding cysteine desulfurase family protein, with amino-acid sequence MTRVYLDHNATAPLRPEARVAMIAAMDLCGNPSSVHGEGRAAKAAVEKARAQVSAAFGADGADVVFVSGATEAAALACAGRGLAGADVEHDAVASWIDPVLPVDRDGRVTVDDPAMTALQAANSETGVIQALPDGLAVVDATQAFGKLPVAFNWLGCRMALVSAHKLGGPKGIGALVMKRGTDIAAQIRGGGQEMGRRSGTENVIGIAGFGAAAEAAAQDMSAGVWSNVENLRTILENLIATGAEDTIFVGKGAERLPNTSCFATPGWKGETQVMQMDLAGFAISAGSACSSGKVRASRVLRAMGYDDTVASSAIRVSLGPETTEENVVRFAEAWLKKHQRFRERAA; translated from the coding sequence ATGACGCGCGTCTACCTCGATCACAACGCGACGGCGCCGTTGCGGCCCGAGGCGAGGGTGGCGATGATCGCCGCCATGGATCTTTGTGGCAATCCGTCTTCGGTGCATGGCGAGGGACGGGCCGCCAAGGCCGCCGTCGAGAAGGCGCGGGCCCAGGTGTCTGCGGCGTTCGGCGCAGACGGTGCCGACGTGGTCTTTGTCTCGGGGGCCACCGAAGCGGCGGCGCTGGCCTGCGCAGGGCGTGGGCTGGCGGGCGCGGACGTGGAACATGACGCCGTTGCCTCCTGGATAGATCCGGTTCTGCCCGTGGACCGCGACGGCCGCGTGACGGTGGACGATCCCGCGATGACCGCGCTGCAAGCGGCGAACTCGGAGACCGGCGTGATCCAGGCACTGCCCGACGGGCTGGCGGTCGTGGATGCGACGCAAGCCTTCGGCAAACTGCCCGTCGCCTTCAACTGGCTGGGTTGCCGGATGGCGTTGGTGTCGGCTCACAAACTCGGAGGTCCCAAGGGAATCGGCGCGCTGGTGATGAAACGCGGCACGGACATCGCCGCGCAGATCCGCGGCGGCGGCCAGGAAATGGGCCGCCGGTCCGGTACGGAAAACGTGATCGGTATCGCGGGTTTCGGTGCGGCCGCCGAAGCCGCCGCGCAGGATATGTCCGCGGGCGTCTGGTCCAACGTCGAAAACCTTAGAACGATTCTAGAGAATTTGATTGCGACCGGCGCGGAAGACACTATTTTTGTCGGGAAAGGCGCGGAGCGTCTGCCAAACACCTCGTGCTTCGCCACTCCGGGCTGGAAAGGCGAGACCCAGGTGATGCAGATGGACCTGGCCGGATTCGCGATCAGCGCGGGCAGCGCCTGTTCCAGCGGGAAGGTCCGCGCCAGCCGTGTGCTGCGGGCCATGGGATACGACGATACGGTCGCGTCGAGCGCCATCAGGGTCAGCCTGGGGCCGGAGACGACCGAAGAGAATGTGGTGCGCTTCGCCGAGGCGTGGCTGAAGAAACACCAGCGGTTCCGCGAACGGGCCGCGTGA
- a CDS encoding SufB/SufD family protein produces the protein MALPQAKESTTEARLASLTLPEGGWSDAARQDALTRLQAMGLPGARDEYWKYTRPDTLNAVEAPAATALEAHEAPLFGERDRLRIVFVDGVFDAEASDDLSMEGVTIERLAEARDIHWAKDVYGVLEARGQTPVQRPFAVLNTAFATDGLLIHVTGKVAKPIHINYVHKGETSDAMLHHVVKVDAGADLTILENGPAAARFNHVMEVEIADKGALHHVRAQGRDHDRRAVTHVFARLGVESTFKSFTLTVNGGLTRNECVIEFTGDDAVAHVAGACMGDGSFHHDDTVFVTHDAVNCESRQVFKKVLRNGAVGVFQGKILVKPDAQKTDGYQISQSLLLDEDSQFLAKPELEIYADDVACSHGSTSGAIDEDSLFYLRARGVPRGAAEDMMTIAFIAEATQEIEDESLREELVERVAAWLSRRRA, from the coding sequence ATGGCTTTGCCTCAAGCGAAAGAGAGCACGACCGAAGCGCGTCTGGCGTCGCTGACCCTGCCCGAGGGAGGCTGGTCGGATGCGGCCAGACAGGACGCGCTGACCCGGTTGCAGGCCATGGGGCTGCCGGGCGCGCGCGATGAGTACTGGAAATACACCCGGCCCGACACGCTGAACGCGGTGGAGGCGCCGGCAGCTACGGCGCTTGAGGCGCACGAAGCGCCGTTGTTCGGGGAGCGCGACCGCCTGCGGATCGTCTTTGTCGACGGTGTGTTCGACGCGGAAGCGTCGGACGACCTGTCGATGGAGGGCGTGACCATCGAACGCCTCGCCGAGGCGCGCGATATCCATTGGGCCAAGGACGTCTACGGCGTGCTCGAAGCGCGTGGCCAGACCCCGGTGCAGCGGCCCTTCGCGGTGCTGAACACGGCGTTTGCCACGGACGGTCTGCTGATCCATGTGACCGGCAAGGTCGCCAAGCCGATCCACATCAACTACGTCCACAAGGGCGAGACCTCGGACGCGATGCTGCACCACGTCGTGAAGGTGGACGCCGGGGCGGACCTAACCATCCTGGAGAACGGGCCTGCCGCTGCGCGGTTCAACCACGTGATGGAGGTGGAGATCGCCGACAAGGGCGCGCTGCACCACGTCCGTGCCCAGGGGCGCGACCACGACCGCCGGGCCGTCACACATGTTTTCGCGCGCCTCGGCGTCGAAAGCACGTTCAAGAGCTTTACGCTCACGGTGAACGGTGGGCTGACCCGCAACGAGTGCGTGATCGAGTTCACCGGTGACGACGCCGTTGCGCATGTCGCCGGGGCCTGCATGGGCGACGGGTCGTTCCACCACGACGACACTGTCTTTGTCACCCATGACGCGGTGAACTGCGAAAGCCGCCAGGTGTTCAAAAAGGTGTTGCGGAATGGGGCGGTCGGCGTCTTTCAGGGCAAGATCCTCGTCAAACCTGACGCGCAGAAGACCGACGGCTACCAGATCAGCCAGTCGCTGCTGCTGGACGAGGACAGCCAGTTCCTCGCAAAGCCGGAGCTGGAGATCTACGCCGATGACGTGGCCTGTTCGCACGGCTCCACCTCTGGCGCCATCGACGAGGATTCGCTGTTTTACCTGCGTGCACGCGGCGTGCCGCGCGGCGCCGCCGAGGACATGATGACCATCGCCTTCATCGCGGAAGCGACGCAAGAGATCGAGGACGAGTCGCTTCGCGAGGAACTGGTCGAACGGGTCGCGGCCTGGCTGTCGCGGCGCAGGGCCTGA
- a CDS encoding DinB family protein: MMISTHYCLTMARYNAWQNKQLKACFEKLDKAELERDRGGFFGSIFATANHLLWGDSIWMSRLTDRPRPPGGIDDSPRMTRSREDWEIGRFQLDGDILLWAEHLRAIDLAGELRWYSGAVGADMVRPVSLCVAHMFNHQIHHRGQIHAMLTAAGLKAPTSDLVFMSQEGPWL, from the coding sequence ATGATGATCTCGACCCATTACTGCCTGACCATGGCGCGCTATAATGCGTGGCAGAACAAGCAGTTGAAGGCCTGTTTCGAGAAATTGGACAAGGCAGAGCTTGAGCGCGACAGGGGCGGATTCTTCGGGTCGATCTTTGCCACGGCCAACCACCTGCTCTGGGGCGACTCGATCTGGATGTCCCGTCTGACCGATCGTCCGCGCCCTCCGGGAGGCATAGACGACAGCCCCCGCATGACGAGATCCCGGGAAGACTGGGAGATCGGGCGTTTCCAGCTCGACGGGGACATCCTTCTATGGGCGGAACATCTGCGCGCCATCGACCTGGCAGGGGAACTGCGCTGGTACTCCGGCGCGGTCGGGGCCGACATGGTGAGGCCCGTTTCGCTTTGCGTCGCGCATATGTTCAATCACCAGATACACCACCGTGGACAGATCCATGCGATGCTGACGGCTGCCGGGCTGAAGGCCCCGACAAGCGACCTTGTCTTCATGTCGCAGGAGGGGCCCTGGCTCTAG
- the sufB gene encoding Fe-S cluster assembly protein SufB — protein MSMTEDVAVKEGVDQQTVDAVRDVSTYKHGWNTDIEMEYAPKGLSPDIVRLISEKNEEPEWMTDWRLQAYERWLQKTEPTWAMVDYPEIDFQEQYYYARPKSMTEKPKSLDEVDPKLLETYEKLGIPLKEQMILAGVEGAGDAPAEAKEGERRVAVDAVFDSVSVGTTFQKELKAAGVIFCSISEAIREHPELVKKYLGSVVPVSDNFYATLNSAVFSDGSFVYVPPGVRCPMELSTYFRINAENTGQFERTLIIADKGSYVSYLEGCTAPQRDTAQLHAAVVEIIVEEDAEVKYSTVQNWFPGDENGKGGIYNFVTKRADCRGDRAKVMWTQVETGSAVTWKYPSCILRGNESQGEFYSIAIANNHQQADTGTKMIHLGRDTKSRIVSKGISAGVAQNTYRGLVSMHPKAKNSRNYTQCDSLLIGGKCGAHTVPYIEVKNNSSRCEHEATTSKVDDDQLFYCRQRGMDEEEAVALVVNGFCREVLQALPMEFAMEAQQLVAISLEGSVG, from the coding sequence ATGTCCATGACCGAAGACGTTGCAGTCAAGGAAGGTGTCGACCAGCAGACGGTGGATGCCGTTCGCGACGTGTCGACCTACAAGCACGGCTGGAACACCGACATCGAGATGGAATACGCGCCGAAGGGGCTGAGCCCGGACATCGTGCGGCTGATTTCCGAGAAGAACGAAGAACCTGAGTGGATGACCGACTGGCGTCTGCAGGCCTATGAACGCTGGCTGCAAAAGACGGAACCGACTTGGGCTATGGTCGATTATCCGGAAATCGACTTCCAGGAACAGTATTACTACGCGCGTCCCAAGAGCATGACGGAGAAGCCGAAGTCGCTGGACGAGGTCGATCCCAAGCTGCTGGAGACATACGAGAAGCTGGGCATCCCGCTGAAGGAGCAGATGATCCTCGCGGGTGTCGAGGGCGCAGGGGACGCACCGGCGGAGGCCAAGGAAGGCGAGCGCCGTGTGGCCGTCGACGCGGTGTTCGACTCTGTTTCGGTGGGCACGACCTTCCAGAAGGAACTGAAGGCGGCTGGCGTGATCTTCTGTTCCATCTCCGAGGCGATCCGCGAACATCCCGAACTGGTAAAGAAGTACCTTGGCTCGGTCGTGCCGGTATCGGACAATTTCTATGCCACGCTGAACTCCGCCGTGTTCTCGGACGGGTCCTTCGTCTACGTGCCCCCGGGGGTTCGCTGCCCGATGGAACTGTCGACCTATTTCCGCATCAACGCCGAGAACACCGGCCAGTTCGAGCGGACGCTGATCATCGCCGACAAGGGCAGCTACGTGTCGTACCTCGAAGGCTGCACCGCGCCGCAGCGCGACACGGCGCAGCTTCACGCGGCGGTGGTCGAGATCATCGTGGAGGAAGACGCGGAGGTGAAGTACTCCACCGTCCAGAACTGGTTCCCGGGCGACGAAAACGGCAAGGGCGGCATCTACAACTTCGTCACCAAGCGGGCGGACTGCCGCGGCGACCGGGCGAAGGTCATGTGGACGCAAGTGGAGACTGGCTCGGCGGTGACTTGGAAGTACCCGTCCTGCATCCTGCGCGGGAACGAGTCGCAGGGCGAGTTCTACTCGATCGCCATCGCGAACAACCACCAGCAGGCCGACACCGGCACCAAGATGATCCACCTCGGCCGCGATACCAAGTCGCGCATCGTGTCGAAGGGGATCTCGGCGGGCGTCGCGCAGAACACCTATCGCGGCCTCGTGTCCATGCACCCCAAGGCCAAGAACTCGCGCAACTATACACAGTGCGACAGCTTGCTGATCGGCGGCAAATGCGGGGCGCACACGGTCCCCTACATCGAGGTGAAGAACAATTCGTCCCGGTGCGAACACGAGGCGACCACATCGAAGGTGGACGACGACCAGCTCTTCTATTGCCGCCAGCGCGGCATGGACGAGGAAGAGGCCGTGGCGCTCGTGGTGAACGGTTTCTGCCGTGAGGTTCTTCAGGCCCTGCCGATGGAGTTCGCAATGGAAGCGCAGCAGCTTGTGGCGATCTCGCTCGAAGGCTCGGTTGGCTGA
- a CDS encoding heavy metal-binding domain-containing protein — MIVTTTPSVEGHLIAEYKGIVVGEAILGANVFRDIFAGITDIIGGRSGAYEASLGEARETALNELQARAAALGANAVVGVDLDYEVINNMLMVSASGTAVVLG; from the coding sequence ATGATTGTCACAACGACACCCTCTGTCGAAGGCCACCTGATCGCTGAATACAAGGGTATTGTCGTCGGCGAGGCCATCCTCGGAGCGAACGTGTTCCGGGACATCTTTGCCGGGATCACGGACATTATCGGCGGTCGCTCCGGCGCTTACGAGGCATCGCTGGGCGAAGCACGCGAAACGGCGCTGAACGAACTTCAGGCACGCGCGGCGGCGCTTGGCGCCAATGCAGTGGTGGGTGTCGACCTGGACTATGAGGTCATCAACAACATGCTGATGGTCTCTGCCTCGGGCACTGCGGTTGTGCTTGGCTGA
- a CDS encoding alpha/beta hydrolase, protein MPEVIFPGPEGRLEGRYHPQKDRDAPIAIVLHPHPQFGGTMNNKVVYNLHYAFYNMGFTVLRFNFRGVGRSQGEYDQGVGELSDAASALDYLQSMNQNSKHCWVAGFSFGAWIGMQLLMRRPEITGFVSASPPANMYDFSFLAPCPSSGLIINGTNDRVAPPADTRSLVSKLHEQKGITITHEEIDGSGHFFEEPHMETMIDSVTGYVKRRLTESTR, encoded by the coding sequence ATGCCCGAGGTCATCTTCCCAGGACCCGAAGGCCGCCTCGAAGGCCGCTACCATCCGCAAAAAGACCGCGATGCCCCGATCGCCATCGTTCTTCATCCCCACCCGCAGTTCGGCGGGACGATGAACAACAAGGTGGTCTACAACCTGCATTACGCCTTCTACAACATGGGCTTTACCGTCCTGCGGTTCAATTTCCGCGGAGTCGGGCGCAGCCAGGGCGAATACGATCAGGGTGTCGGAGAGCTTTCGGACGCCGCATCCGCGCTCGACTATCTGCAGTCGATGAACCAGAACTCCAAGCATTGCTGGGTCGCGGGCTTTTCGTTCGGCGCGTGGATCGGAATGCAGCTTCTGATGAGGCGGCCGGAAATCACCGGTTTCGTGTCCGCGTCTCCGCCCGCGAACATGTACGACTTCTCCTTCCTCGCGCCCTGCCCTTCCTCTGGCCTGATCATCAACGGCACGAACGACCGCGTGGCGCCGCCCGCCGACACCCGTTCGCTGGTGTCCAAACTGCACGAGCAGAAGGGCATCACGATCACTCATGAGGAAATCGACGGTTCCGGCCATTTCTTCGAAGAGCCGCACATGGAAACGATGATCGACAGCGTCACCGGCTACGTGAAGCGGCGTCTGACCGAAAGCACACGCTGA
- a CDS encoding YIP1 family protein: protein MTPKGFFNLAVESISAPREVARLLMSINMNREAILTAFALAIVLNSLVFGLTLMMSSAPENVPFFLASPTGFLVAETVTLGGTIIAFTAMGRVLGGSGRLPDMALLMIWLQVLNVLVQVFTIALIPVSEALVGLVVLVSSGVGIWILVNFVAEAHGLPGLGRALAVVMLGLLALGFTLSVLLVLAGVSPEGIMGNV, encoded by the coding sequence ATGACCCCCAAAGGTTTCTTCAATCTGGCTGTCGAGAGTATCTCGGCCCCACGGGAGGTCGCGCGCCTGCTCATGTCGATCAACATGAACAGGGAAGCGATCCTGACGGCTTTTGCGCTGGCCATCGTCCTGAACTCGCTGGTGTTCGGATTGACGCTGATGATGTCGTCCGCGCCGGAAAACGTGCCGTTCTTCCTGGCCTCGCCAACCGGTTTCCTCGTTGCGGAAACGGTGACGCTCGGCGGTACGATCATCGCCTTCACGGCCATGGGGCGGGTTCTGGGCGGCAGCGGACGCCTGCCCGACATGGCGCTCCTGATGATCTGGCTTCAGGTGCTCAACGTGCTGGTGCAGGTCTTCACCATTGCGCTCATTCCGGTGTCCGAGGCCTTGGTCGGTCTTGTCGTGCTGGTGTCTTCGGGCGTCGGCATCTGGATACTAGTGAACTTCGTGGCCGAAGCGCATGGGTTGCCCGGTCTCGGACGCGCGCTGGCCGTCGTTATGCTGGGTCTTCTTGCGCTCGGCTTCACTCTGTCGGTGCTACTTGTCTTGGCAGGGGTCTCCCCGGAAGGGATCATGGGAAATGTATGA
- a CDS encoding Rrf2 family transcriptional regulator, translated as MKLSTKGRYAMVALVDISLQGCDDLVTLGDVSKRQDLSLPYLEQLFVKLRRAGLVESVRGPGGGYRLAKSPSDIRVVDILAAVDETVDAMHKGAGASGGLSGSKAQSLSNMLWQSLSAHVYVFLHQTRLSDVVERGLAPCPAVPALFAVVEDDG; from the coding sequence ATGAAGCTGAGCACCAAGGGGCGTTACGCGATGGTCGCGTTGGTGGATATTTCCTTGCAGGGCTGCGACGACCTGGTGACGTTGGGTGACGTGTCGAAACGCCAGGACCTGTCCCTGCCGTATCTGGAGCAGCTTTTCGTGAAGCTCCGCCGCGCCGGGCTGGTCGAGTCGGTACGTGGCCCAGGCGGCGGATACCGTCTGGCGAAATCCCCGAGCGACATCCGCGTGGTCGATATTCTCGCCGCAGTCGATGAAACCGTGGATGCCATGCACAAGGGCGCGGGCGCGTCGGGCGGTCTGTCCGGGTCGAAGGCGCAATCGCTGTCGAACATGTTGTGGCAGTCGCTTTCGGCCCATGTCTACGTCTTCCTGCACCAGACCCGGTTGTCGGACGTGGTGGAGCGCGGATTGGCGCCCTGTCCGGCGGTGCCGGCGCTGTTCGCGGTTGTCGAAGATGACGGGTGA
- a CDS encoding cysteine desulfurase, translating into MYDVNAVRADFPILSREVNGKPLVYLDNGASAQKPKVVIDAVTKGYAEEYANVHRGLHFLSNLATDKYEAVRGVIATFLGAKDPEEIVYTTGTTMGINLVAYGWAMPRLEAGDEIVLSVMEHHANIVPWHFLRERQGVVLKWVDVDATGALDPQKVIDAIGPKTKLVAVTHVSNVLGTVVDVKAICEGAHAKGVPVLVDGSQASVHMPVNVEEMGCDFYAITGHKLYGPSASGAIWIRSERMAEMRPFMGGGDMIKEVSKDAVSYNDPPMMFEAGTPGIVQQIGLGTALEYMMDLGMENIAAHEAGLRNYAMTRLGGLNWLNVQGTTPDKAAIFSFTMEGSAHAHDISTILDKKGVAVRAGHHCAGPLMDHLGVTATCRASFGLYNTEAEVDALVDALELAHDLFG; encoded by the coding sequence ATGTATGATGTGAACGCGGTCCGCGCGGACTTCCCCATTCTCTCACGCGAAGTGAATGGCAAACCGCTCGTCTATCTGGACAACGGTGCCTCTGCGCAGAAGCCGAAGGTGGTGATCGATGCGGTGACGAAGGGCTATGCTGAGGAATACGCAAACGTCCACCGCGGCCTTCATTTCCTGTCGAACCTCGCGACCGACAAGTACGAGGCGGTGCGCGGCGTGATCGCGACCTTCCTCGGCGCGAAAGACCCGGAAGAGATCGTCTATACAACCGGCACCACCATGGGCATCAATCTCGTGGCCTACGGTTGGGCGATGCCCCGGCTGGAGGCGGGCGACGAGATCGTCCTGTCGGTGATGGAACATCACGCCAACATCGTTCCCTGGCACTTCCTGCGGGAACGGCAGGGCGTGGTGCTCAAATGGGTCGACGTTGACGCCACCGGCGCGCTTGACCCGCAAAAGGTCATCGACGCCATAGGGCCGAAAACCAAGCTGGTCGCGGTCACGCATGTCTCGAACGTGCTGGGCACCGTGGTCGATGTTAAGGCGATCTGCGAAGGCGCCCACGCCAAGGGTGTTCCGGTGCTTGTCGATGGCTCCCAGGCGTCGGTTCACATGCCTGTCAACGTCGAGGAAATGGGCTGCGATTTCTACGCCATTACAGGACACAAGTTGTACGGTCCCTCTGCCTCCGGTGCGATCTGGATCCGCTCGGAACGCATGGCCGAGATGCGCCCCTTCATGGGCGGCGGCGACATGATCAAGGAAGTCTCCAAGGATGCGGTCAGCTACAACGACCCTCCGATGATGTTCGAAGCGGGAACGCCTGGCATCGTCCAGCAGATCGGTCTCGGCACCGCGCTGGAATACATGATGGATCTCGGAATGGAGAACATCGCCGCCCACGAGGCGGGGCTGCGCAACTATGCCATGACCCGGTTGGGCGGGCTGAACTGGCTGAATGTGCAGGGCACGACGCCAGACAAGGCCGCGATCTTTTCCTTCACGATGGAAGGGTCGGCGCATGCGCATGACATTTCGACCATCCTCGACAAGAAAGGCGTCGCGGTGCGTGCGGGGCATCATTGTGCGGGGCCGCTCATGGATCATCTGGGCGTGACGGCGACCTGTCGGGCATCCTTCGGTCTCTACAACACCGAGGCAGAGGTCGACGCACTGGTCGACGCGCTTGAACTGGCGCACGATCTCTTCGGCTGA
- a CDS encoding HD domain-containing protein produces MTNDNARTRLDAQMDFLLEADRLKSVSRATRLADGSRYENSAEHSWHIALFALTLSEHAPAQVDRGKVIAMLLLHDLVEIDAGDAPVFGNHDTAAVEAAEARAADRIFGLLPEDQRQHFRAIWEEFEANQTPEARFAKSLDRFAPPNLNIANGGGSWVDYDVEWATFENNVGRKIQAGAPVLWQWIMPRARKVLDRLALKRQDR; encoded by the coding sequence ATGACGAATGACAACGCCCGGACCCGCCTCGACGCCCAGATGGATTTCCTTTTGGAGGCCGACCGCCTCAAGTCCGTGTCACGCGCCACGCGGCTGGCCGACGGGTCAAGGTACGAGAATTCCGCCGAACACAGCTGGCACATCGCGCTCTTTGCGTTGACCTTGTCAGAGCACGCCCCGGCTCAGGTCGACCGGGGCAAGGTCATCGCGATGCTGCTGCTGCACGACCTCGTGGAAATCGACGCCGGCGACGCGCCGGTCTTCGGCAACCACGACACGGCAGCCGTCGAGGCAGCCGAGGCCCGTGCCGCCGACCGGATCTTCGGCCTTTTGCCCGAGGATCAGCGCCAGCACTTCCGCGCGATCTGGGAAGAGTTCGAGGCCAACCAGACGCCTGAGGCGCGCTTTGCAAAGTCACTCGACCGCTTCGCCCCGCCGAACCTGAACATCGCCAACGGCGGCGGGTCCTGGGTCGATTACGATGTCGAGTGGGCCACGTTCGAGAACAACGTCGGCCGCAAGATCCAGGCTGGCGCACCGGTGCTGTGGCAGTGGATCATGCCGCGCGCTCGGAAGGTACTGGACCGCCTGGCGTTGAAACGGCAGGACCGCTGA